The segment ATCCTCGCGGACGAAGAGCACCACATCGACTATCTCGACACCCAGCTGGAACTGATCGAGAAGCTAGGGGAAGCGCTCTACATCGCCCAGGTCATCGAGCAGCCGAGCTGAGCGAGCTGCCGGATGCCCGCGCTCCGCGGCGGCCCGGCCGGCAGGGGGAGATCGCCGGTGCCCCTGAGGGCTACGCGGCCCCCGAGAGCGCCGCGGGCGCCACTGCGCCCGCCTCCGCGGCCAGCGGCTCGGGCGCGCCGCTGTCGATGAGCTCCCGGCGGGGGCAGTCCCCACGGCCGAGCAGCGACTGGATACGGCGCACACAGCCGCCGCAGTCGGTGCCCGCCTTGCAGGCGGAGGCGATCTGGCGGGGCGTGCAGGCGCCCGTATCCGCGTGGTCGCGGACCTGCTGCTCGGTGATCCCGAAGCAAGAGCAGACGTACACGCGGTTCACCTCCGGTGGGATGCCCCACCGATCCGGCTGATCTTCAGTGAGGTAACCCTTACCTTACCTGGCCCGGCAGGGGCTACACAACGCAGTGGGGCGCGGATCACAGGATCCGCGCCCCACCTCTGCTATGTCCCTGACCGTCGGTGCAGGTCAGCGGCCGATCGCCTCACTGATCGCGGTACATCTCCGCCACCAGGAACGCCAGGTCGAGCGACTGGCTGCGGTTGAGCCGCGGGTCGCAGGCGGTCTCGTAGCGCTGGTGGAGGTCGTCGACGAAGATCTCGTCGCCGCCGCCCACGCACTCGGTGACATCGTCACCGGTGAGCTCGACGTGGATACCGCCCGGGTGCGTGCCGAGGCTCTTGTGGACCTCGAAGAAGCCCTTGACCTCGTCCAGCACATCGTCGAAGCGCCGGGTCTTGTGACCGGAGGCGGCCTCGAAGGTGTTGCCGTGCATCGGGTCGCAGATCCAGGCGACCTGCGCGCCGGAGGCAGTGACCTTCTCGACCAGCTCGGGGAGCTTGTCGCGGACCTTGTCCGCTCCCATGCGGGTGATGAAGGTCAGCCGGCCCGGCTCCCGCTCCGGGTCGAGGCGCTCGATGAGCGTCAGCGCGTC is part of the Streptomyces platensis genome and harbors:
- a CDS encoding (2Fe-2S)-binding protein; the protein is MYVCSCFGITEQQVRDHADTGACTPRQIASACKAGTDCGGCVRRIQSLLGRGDCPRRELIDSGAPEPLAAEAGAVAPAALSGAA